One stretch of Mycolicibacterium fallax DNA includes these proteins:
- a CDS encoding acyl-CoA dehydrogenase → MSIALTDEQQALHAAVTGFAARHAPAGDTRASFAAIAEGSRPGFWDALVDNGFHAVAVPEEFGGAGAGPLEAACVADAAGYGLLPGPLLPTMIAAALAAAAKPGPAAEALLGDIVAGGPAAALGPQAGSLRATRDGDGWSLTGTAGPEPGLCAAARILAAATTSDGQTRWFVLAGVPVTPAAGTDLTRDVGTLHLHQHRVGADALVDGLDPDTARGITAALLAAEGAGIARWCAENVVAHLKTREQFGRPIGAFQALAHRAAGLYVDAELMAAAAWDAARAAAQSPPQLAAAAAAAAIVVTAALPDLVLDALTMFGAIGYTWDHDLHLYWRRAIALAATAGPAGRWAADLGRPDAEPRDFHIELPHVETEFRAEVAAALAHAATLGNDIPGRQSPEHANLRSGAQRDALAAAGLLAPHLPPPCGRGASAVEQLIIAEEFSRHPDVVRSSLGIAEWILPTILTFGSEAQRQRFAEPILRGSHAWCQLFSEPGAGSDLAALSTRAERVDGGWRINGQKVWTSSAQQADFGALLARTDPEARKHRGIGYFLLDMSTPGITVRPLRTAGGPAHFNEVFLDDVFIPDDMLVAGPGEGWSLALATMANERAAISGYLHDDRESVLREVLAGAPSADGIRVLGEIRAATNAISALNLRETLSRLSGHGPGTATSVAKVATGRVLRRIGTAAMEFTGRAALLDTGGDTAVEHTFQLPAELIGGGTMEIQLNIIATMILGLPRG, encoded by the coding sequence GTGAGCATCGCGCTGACCGACGAGCAGCAGGCCCTGCACGCGGCGGTCACCGGGTTCGCGGCCCGCCACGCCCCGGCCGGGGACACCCGGGCGAGCTTCGCGGCGATCGCCGAGGGGTCCCGGCCCGGGTTCTGGGATGCCTTGGTGGACAACGGTTTCCATGCCGTCGCGGTGCCCGAGGAGTTCGGCGGCGCGGGCGCCGGCCCGCTCGAGGCGGCGTGCGTGGCCGACGCCGCCGGCTACGGCCTGCTGCCCGGACCGCTGCTGCCGACGATGATCGCCGCGGCGCTGGCCGCCGCCGCGAAACCCGGGCCGGCCGCCGAAGCGCTGCTGGGTGACATCGTCGCCGGCGGGCCGGCCGCCGCGCTCGGCCCGCAGGCCGGTTCGCTGAGGGCCACCCGCGACGGCGACGGCTGGTCACTGACCGGCACCGCCGGACCCGAACCCGGCCTGTGCGCCGCGGCCCGCATTCTGGCCGCCGCGACCACCAGCGACGGCCAAACCCGGTGGTTCGTGCTGGCCGGGGTGCCGGTGACCCCCGCGGCGGGCACCGATCTGACCCGCGACGTGGGCACCCTGCACCTGCACCAGCACCGGGTCGGCGCCGACGCCCTGGTCGACGGCCTGGACCCCGACACCGCGCGCGGCATCACCGCGGCCCTGCTGGCCGCCGAGGGCGCCGGCATCGCCCGATGGTGCGCCGAGAATGTCGTGGCACACCTGAAGACCCGCGAGCAGTTCGGCCGGCCGATCGGGGCCTTCCAGGCGCTGGCGCACCGCGCCGCCGGTCTCTATGTCGACGCCGAGCTGATGGCGGCCGCGGCCTGGGACGCCGCCCGCGCCGCCGCCCAGAGCCCGCCGCAGCTGGCCGCGGCCGCCGCGGCCGCCGCGATCGTCGTCACCGCCGCGCTGCCGGACCTGGTGCTCGACGCGCTGACCATGTTCGGTGCCATCGGCTACACCTGGGACCACGATCTGCACCTGTACTGGCGCCGCGCGATCGCGCTGGCGGCCACCGCCGGACCGGCCGGCCGGTGGGCGGCGGACCTCGGCCGCCCGGACGCCGAGCCGCGGGACTTCCACATCGAATTGCCGCACGTGGAAACCGAATTCCGGGCCGAGGTGGCCGCGGCGCTGGCCCACGCCGCCACCCTGGGCAACGATATCCCCGGCCGGCAGAGCCCCGAGCACGCCAACCTGCGCTCCGGCGCGCAGCGCGACGCGCTGGCCGCGGCCGGCCTGCTGGCCCCGCACCTGCCGCCGCCGTGCGGCCGCGGCGCCTCGGCGGTCGAGCAGCTCATCATCGCCGAGGAGTTCAGCCGTCATCCCGACGTGGTGCGCTCCTCGCTCGGCATCGCCGAATGGATCCTGCCGACCATCTTGACCTTCGGCTCCGAGGCGCAGCGGCAGCGCTTCGCCGAGCCGATCCTGCGCGGCAGCCACGCCTGGTGTCAGCTGTTCTCCGAACCCGGCGCCGGCTCGGACCTGGCCGCGCTGTCCACCCGCGCCGAGCGGGTCGACGGCGGCTGGCGGATCAACGGCCAGAAGGTGTGGACGTCTTCGGCGCAGCAGGCCGACTTCGGCGCCCTGCTGGCGCGCACCGACCCCGAGGCCCGCAAACACCGGGGCATCGGCTACTTCCTGCTGGACATGTCCACCCCGGGCATCACCGTGCGGCCGCTGCGGACCGCAGGGGGCCCCGCGCACTTCAACGAGGTGTTCCTCGACGACGTGTTCATCCCGGACGACATGCTGGTCGCCGGGCCGGGGGAGGGCTGGTCGCTGGCGCTGGCCACGATGGCCAACGAGCGCGCCGCGATCAGCGGGTACCTGCACGACGACCGGGAATCGGTGCTGCGCGAAGTGCTGGCCGGGGCACCGAGCGCCGACGGCATCCGGGTGCTCGGCGAGATCCGCGCCGCCACCAACGCGATCTCCGCGCTGAACCTGCGGGAGACCCTGAGCCGACTGTCCGGCCACGGCCCGGGCACCGCGACCAGCGTCGCCAAGGTGGCCACCGGCCGGGTGCTGCGCCGGATCGGCACCGCCGCAATGGAATTCACCGGCCGCGCGGCGCTGCTGGACACCGGCGGGGACACCGCCGTCGAGCACACCTTCCAGCTGCCCGCCGAACTGATCGGCGGGGGCACCATGGAGATCCAGCTCAACATCATCGCCACCATGATTCTGGGTCTGCCGCGCGGATGA
- a CDS encoding Zn-ribbon domain-containing OB-fold protein: protein MTADAMARPVPLPTPVSQPFWDGLARGEVWIQYSPSLDRYIFYPRVLAPGTLADDLLWRRIPGTGTLVSFTVAARPVAPQFADAVPQLLAVVAFDEGPRLATELVDVDPAGLRIGMRLRPVFVARPDDGVTLLHFTAEHGHPA, encoded by the coding sequence ATGACCGCCGACGCGATGGCCCGGCCGGTGCCGCTGCCCACCCCGGTCAGCCAACCGTTCTGGGACGGCCTGGCCCGCGGCGAGGTGTGGATCCAATACTCACCCTCGCTGGACCGGTACATCTTCTATCCGCGGGTGCTGGCACCCGGCACGCTGGCCGACGACCTGCTCTGGCGCCGGATCCCCGGCACCGGCACGCTGGTCAGCTTCACTGTCGCCGCCCGCCCGGTCGCCCCGCAGTTCGCCGACGCCGTCCCGCAGCTGCTGGCCGTGGTGGCCTTCGACGAGGGGCCCCGGCTGGCCACCGAACTTGTCGACGTGGACCCGGCCGGCCTGCGGATCGGGATGCGGCTGCGCCCGGTGTTCGTGGCCCGGCCCGACGACGGCGTGACCCTGCTGCACTTCACCGCCGAGCACGGGCACCCGGCGTGA
- the moaA gene encoding GTP 3',8-cyclase MoaA, giving the protein MTAIPLALGRRSPAASAPPADGALVDTHGRVHRDLRISLTDRCSLRCSYCMPEQGNQWLARTSILSVAEITAVARVAASIGISTFRLTGGEPLLRPDIVEVVAALAALRGPDGPVEVAMTTNGIALPGLLEELLAAGLRRLNISIDTLRRDRFAALTRRDRLAEVRRGIAAAARSGLRPLKLNAVAMRGINDDELADLVEFAVAHGAEMRFIEQMPLDAGHTWDRAAMVTREEILTALAARWSLTPLPGRHGAPAERWLLDDGPAAVGVIAAVTAPFCGDCDRLRLTADGQLRNCLFSTGEFDLLPALRSGAPADAAIEATLRRCVWAKLPGHAINDPAFLQPARGMNAIGG; this is encoded by the coding sequence ATGACCGCGATCCCGCTCGCCCTCGGCCGCCGGTCGCCGGCCGCGTCGGCGCCGCCGGCCGACGGCGCGCTGGTCGACACCCACGGCCGGGTGCACCGCGACCTGCGGATCTCGCTGACCGACCGCTGTTCGCTGCGCTGCAGTTATTGCATGCCCGAGCAGGGCAACCAGTGGCTGGCCCGGACCTCGATCCTGTCGGTCGCCGAGATCACCGCGGTGGCCCGGGTGGCCGCGAGCATCGGGATCAGCACGTTCCGGCTGACCGGGGGTGAGCCGCTGCTGCGCCCCGACATCGTCGAGGTGGTCGCGGCGCTGGCGGCGCTGCGCGGGCCCGACGGGCCGGTCGAGGTCGCCATGACCACCAACGGAATCGCGCTGCCGGGCCTGCTCGAGGAGCTGCTCGCCGCGGGCCTGCGCCGGCTCAACATCAGCATCGACACGCTGCGCCGCGACCGGTTCGCCGCGCTGACCCGCCGTGACCGGCTGGCCGAGGTCCGCCGCGGCATCGCGGCGGCCGCCCGGTCCGGGTTGCGGCCGCTCAAGCTCAACGCCGTTGCGATGCGCGGGATCAACGACGACGAGCTCGCCGACCTGGTCGAGTTCGCGGTGGCGCACGGCGCCGAGATGCGGTTCATCGAACAGATGCCGCTGGATGCCGGGCACACCTGGGATCGCGCGGCGATGGTCACCCGCGAGGAGATCCTGACCGCGCTGGCCGCCCGGTGGAGCCTGACCCCGCTGCCCGGCCGGCACGGCGCACCGGCCGAACGCTGGCTGCTCGACGACGGGCCGGCGGCGGTCGGGGTGATCGCGGCGGTGACCGCGCCGTTCTGCGGCGACTGCGACCGGCTGCGGCTGACCGCCGACGGTCAGCTGCGCAACTGCCTGTTCTCCACCGGGGAGTTCGACCTGCTGCCCGCGCTGCGCTCGGGGGCGCCGGCCGACGCCGCGATCGAGGCGACGCTGCGTCGCTGCGTGTGGGCCAAGCTGCCCGGGCACGCGATCAACGACCCGGCGTTCCTGCAGCCGGCCCGCGGGATGAACGCGATCGGCGGCTAA
- a CDS encoding PE-PPE domain-containing protein, with translation MSGTARRAMVAVLTMISAALLGIASIGLGSLAWAATTALIVPGTGTPDPSVKPGYMGNAVSYYIQPTGACTPADCTPEPIKYYATFWPIPLPGWGGLDGQKWNVSVADGVGYLNRAYGSGPDAGDHTVIFGYSQGATVASIVKGQLATHGTDGHIPANTSFVFIGNPNRPSGGVFERLALLGTVPILDATFGQPTPTNTTKPNPDGTLPVNTTDIAFQYDGVADFPKYPINVLADLNALAGFWYVHGTYLDPNNGGTGQPWGYTPGEIQDIVSGCAADNSGFGCQKADASDTLYVTLPAKSLPLAQPFLDLADSTGTGFLIKPVVAALQPALQTLIETGYDRSDYSSPSPFGIVPLVNPIKLATDLVNDIPEGFNAAKTTIETGNIPDLPGSTAPAPASARVAPQTENSPLRVVSGTESGDDEGPAADSPAATRPQLGKSLAKVLKFPDPAAKLKAKKQLVNVQAAADSTAAGDNDTATDGTDQAAAPKNDRPRPVRDLIRSVKNSLNKATAASKPKPKAADAPAA, from the coding sequence ATGAGCGGTACGGCCCGGCGGGCGATGGTGGCGGTTCTCACGATGATCTCGGCGGCGCTGCTCGGCATCGCCTCGATCGGACTCGGCTCACTGGCCTGGGCGGCGACCACCGCGCTGATTGTGCCGGGCACCGGGACGCCGGACCCGAGCGTCAAACCGGGCTACATGGGCAACGCCGTTTCCTACTACATCCAGCCGACCGGGGCCTGCACCCCCGCCGACTGCACTCCCGAGCCGATCAAGTACTACGCCACGTTCTGGCCGATCCCGCTGCCCGGGTGGGGCGGGCTCGACGGGCAGAAGTGGAACGTCTCGGTCGCCGACGGCGTCGGATACCTCAACCGTGCCTACGGATCGGGCCCGGACGCCGGCGACCACACCGTCATCTTCGGCTACTCGCAGGGCGCCACGGTCGCCAGCATCGTCAAGGGCCAGCTGGCCACCCATGGCACCGACGGACACATCCCCGCGAACACCTCGTTCGTGTTCATCGGTAACCCCAACCGCCCCAGCGGCGGGGTGTTCGAGCGGCTCGCCCTGCTGGGCACGGTACCCATCCTGGACGCCACCTTCGGCCAGCCGACACCGACCAACACCACCAAACCGAACCCCGACGGCACTTTGCCGGTGAACACCACCGACATCGCCTTCCAGTACGACGGGGTGGCCGACTTCCCGAAGTACCCGATCAACGTGCTCGCCGACCTCAACGCGCTGGCCGGATTCTGGTACGTACACGGCACCTACCTGGATCCGAACAACGGCGGCACCGGCCAGCCCTGGGGCTACACCCCCGGTGAGATCCAGGACATCGTCAGCGGGTGCGCCGCCGACAACTCCGGTTTCGGCTGTCAGAAGGCCGACGCCAGCGACACGCTGTACGTCACCCTGCCGGCCAAATCGCTGCCGCTGGCCCAGCCGTTCCTGGATCTGGCCGACTCCACCGGGACCGGGTTCCTGATCAAGCCGGTGGTCGCCGCGCTGCAGCCGGCGCTGCAGACGCTGATCGAGACCGGCTACGACCGCTCCGACTACAGCTCCCCCAGCCCGTTCGGCATCGTGCCGCTGGTCAACCCGATCAAGCTGGCCACCGACCTGGTCAACGACATCCCCGAGGGCTTCAACGCCGCCAAGACGACCATCGAGACCGGCAACATCCCGGACCTGCCGGGCTCCACGGCCCCGGCCCCGGCGAGCGCGCGAGTGGCGCCGCAGACCGAGAACAGCCCGCTGCGCGTGGTATCCGGCACCGAATCCGGCGACGACGAGGGGCCGGCCGCCGATTCGCCGGCGGCCACCAGGCCTCAGCTCGGCAAGAGCTTGGCCAAGGTGCTCAAGTTCCCGGACCCGGCGGCCAAGCTGAAGGCCAAGAAGCAGCTCGTGAACGTGCAGGCCGCTGCGGACAGCACTGCGGCTGGCGACAACGACACCGCCACCGACGGCACCGACCAAGCCGCGGCCCCCAAGAACGATCGGCCGCGGCCGGTGCGCGACCTGATCCGCTCGGTGAAGAACAGCCTCAACAAGGCCACCGCGGCGAGCAAGCCCAAGCCGAAGGCGGCCGACGCGCCCGCTGCCTA
- a CDS encoding TetR/AcrR family transcriptional regulator has translation MNTAAEPEYKQARRERIIAAANAALREHDYEQIQMRDVAERADVALGTVYRYFSSKEHVYAAVLMGWAEPVFGDTAADGRPAEQRVRDTVRAIIAGFERRPGFFKVCLLLQNTTDHNAAQVMAAFADLAQERLAADFAVLGRRAALDTALMLWGIVNSMLTATLLRGYPIADAYRVTDAFVDLVAPRLG, from the coding sequence ATGAACACCGCCGCGGAACCGGAGTACAAGCAGGCCCGCCGCGAACGCATCATCGCCGCGGCGAATGCCGCGCTGCGCGAGCACGACTACGAGCAGATCCAGATGCGCGACGTCGCCGAACGCGCCGACGTCGCGCTGGGCACGGTGTACCGCTACTTCAGCTCCAAGGAACACGTCTACGCCGCGGTGCTGATGGGCTGGGCCGAGCCGGTCTTCGGTGACACCGCCGCCGACGGGCGGCCGGCCGAGCAGCGGGTCCGCGACACCGTGCGCGCCATCATCGCCGGCTTCGAGCGCCGCCCCGGGTTCTTCAAGGTCTGCCTGCTGCTGCAGAACACCACCGACCACAACGCCGCGCAGGTGATGGCCGCCTTCGCCGACCTGGCCCAGGAACGGCTGGCCGCCGACTTCGCCGTGCTGGGCCGGCGGGCGGCGCTGGACACCGCGCTGATGCTGTGGGGGATCGTCAACTCCATGCTGACCGCCACCCTGCTGCGCGGCTATCCGATCGCCGACGCCTACCGGGTCACCGACGCGTTCGTCGACCTGGTCGCCCCGCGGCTCGGTTAG
- a CDS encoding MFS transporter, with protein MTGDRARTAASPADAERFAGAFPQVLLATVASTVGFWAWMAIGPLQHVYNTEMNLGEGQISLMLATPVLVGALGRIITGALTDRLGGRIMFTAILLLSAPAVLLVALAGELNSFPLLILAGFCLGIAGTIFAVGIPFSGAWYPPSRRGFATGVFGMGMIGTGVSAFATPRLADRVGYLPTHLIIAGTLVAMAVLVWVFMRDSPGWAPSRDKLVPKVVGALKLPVTWEMSFLYSIVFGGFVAFSTFLPKYLTTIYPDQVDAIGAGTRTALFVAAAVIARPIGGVLADRFGPKIITLVSLGGIVSLGYVVGQEPPEGIVTGAAFIVMAAMMGLGMGAVFAWVGPSTPKDKVGAVSGVVAAAGGLGGYFPPLVMGAAYHPASNSYWIGLWLLVLLGTFALIVAGMLKDVGQRPAPDARL; from the coding sequence ATGACCGGCGATCGCGCACGCACCGCAGCAAGCCCCGCAGATGCGGAACGTTTCGCGGGTGCCTTTCCGCAGGTGCTGCTCGCCACCGTTGCCTCAACCGTCGGGTTCTGGGCCTGGATGGCGATCGGACCGCTGCAGCACGTCTACAACACCGAGATGAACCTCGGCGAGGGGCAGATCTCGCTGATGCTGGCCACTCCGGTGCTGGTCGGCGCGCTGGGCCGGATCATCACCGGCGCCCTCACCGACCGGCTCGGCGGCCGGATCATGTTCACCGCGATCCTGCTGCTGTCCGCCCCGGCGGTGCTGCTGGTCGCGCTGGCCGGCGAGCTGAACAGCTTCCCGCTGCTGATCCTGGCCGGGTTCTGTCTCGGCATTGCCGGCACCATCTTCGCCGTCGGCATCCCGTTCTCCGGCGCCTGGTATCCGCCGTCGCGCCGCGGCTTCGCCACCGGCGTGTTCGGTATGGGCATGATCGGCACCGGGGTCTCGGCGTTCGCCACCCCGCGGCTGGCCGACCGGGTCGGTTACCTGCCCACCCACCTGATCATCGCGGGCACCCTGGTCGCGATGGCGGTGCTGGTCTGGGTGTTCATGCGCGACTCACCGGGCTGGGCGCCGAGCCGGGACAAGCTGGTGCCGAAGGTGGTCGGCGCGCTGAAGTTGCCGGTGACCTGGGAGATGTCGTTCCTCTACAGCATCGTGTTCGGCGGGTTCGTGGCGTTCTCGACGTTCCTGCCCAAGTACCTCACCACCATCTACCCGGACCAGGTCGACGCCATCGGGGCCGGCACCCGCACCGCACTGTTCGTGGCCGCCGCGGTGATCGCCCGGCCGATCGGCGGTGTGCTGGCCGACCGGTTCGGCCCGAAGATCATCACCCTGGTGTCGCTGGGCGGCATCGTGTCGCTGGGCTATGTCGTCGGGCAGGAGCCGCCCGAGGGCATCGTCACCGGTGCCGCCTTCATCGTGATGGCCGCGATGATGGGCCTGGGCATGGGCGCGGTGTTCGCCTGGGTCGGGCCCTCGACGCCGAAGGACAAGGTCGGCGCGGTCAGCGGCGTGGTCGCCGCCGCCGGCGGGCTCGGCGGATACTTCCCGCCGCTGGTCATGGGCGCGGCCTACCACCCGGCCAGCAACTCCTACTGGATCGGACTGTGGCTGCTGGTGCTGCTCGGCACGTTCGCGCTGATCGTGGCGGGCATGCTCAAGGACGTCGGGCAGCGCCCCGCCCCGGATGCCAGACTGTAG
- a CDS encoding thiolase family protein: protein MGLRGEAAIVGFHELPCVRKPTGTPEFTIEQWARLAAAAVADAGLSATDVDGLITTGVFESEIFVPSTVVEYLGIPVNFAEYVDLGGASAAAMVWRAAAAIELGVCQAVLCAIPANFLTPMHPSRPPNLGDAIFYGASSFRYGSPQAEFEIPYGYLGQNGPYAQVASMYAAAHGYDERAMAKIVADQRVNANHTPGAVFAEVPATVEDVLASPIIAAPLHMLEIVMPCMGGSAILVTNETLARRSRNRPVWIKGFGERVPYKSPIYAENPLATPMRTVAPAAFAMAGLTPADMDMVSIYDCYTITALLTLEDAGFCEPGTGMRFVTDHDLTFAGDFPMNTAGGQLGYGQPGNAGGMHHVCDATRQLMGRAGATQIADCDRAFVSGNGGVLSEQEALVLEGD, encoded by the coding sequence ATGGGTCTGAGAGGCGAGGCCGCGATCGTCGGCTTCCACGAACTGCCCTGCGTCCGCAAGCCCACCGGGACCCCCGAGTTCACCATCGAGCAGTGGGCCCGACTGGCCGCCGCCGCGGTCGCCGACGCCGGCCTGTCCGCCACCGACGTCGACGGGCTGATCACCACCGGGGTCTTCGAATCGGAGATCTTCGTGCCCTCGACGGTGGTGGAGTACCTGGGCATCCCGGTCAACTTCGCCGAGTACGTCGACCTCGGCGGGGCGTCGGCGGCGGCCATGGTGTGGCGCGCCGCCGCGGCCATCGAACTCGGCGTCTGTCAGGCCGTGCTGTGCGCCATCCCGGCGAACTTCCTCACCCCGATGCACCCGTCCCGGCCGCCCAACCTCGGCGACGCGATCTTCTACGGCGCGTCCAGCTTCCGCTACGGCTCGCCGCAGGCCGAATTCGAGATCCCCTACGGCTACCTCGGCCAGAACGGCCCCTACGCCCAGGTCGCCTCGATGTACGCCGCCGCGCACGGCTACGACGAACGCGCGATGGCCAAGATCGTCGCCGACCAGCGGGTCAACGCCAACCACACCCCGGGGGCGGTGTTCGCCGAGGTTCCGGCCACCGTCGAGGACGTGCTGGCCAGCCCGATCATCGCCGCGCCGCTGCACATGCTGGAGATCGTGATGCCGTGCATGGGCGGCTCGGCCATCCTGGTCACCAACGAGACGCTGGCCCGCCGCAGCCGCAACCGCCCGGTCTGGATCAAGGGATTCGGGGAGCGGGTGCCCTACAAGTCGCCGATCTACGCGGAGAACCCGCTGGCCACCCCGATGCGCACGGTCGCCCCGGCCGCCTTCGCGATGGCCGGGCTGACCCCCGCCGACATGGACATGGTGTCGATCTACGACTGCTACACCATCACCGCGCTGCTCACCCTGGAGGACGCCGGCTTCTGCGAGCCCGGCACCGGCATGCGGTTCGTCACCGACCACGACCTGACCTTTGCCGGGGACTTCCCGATGAACACCGCCGGCGGCCAGCTCGGCTACGGTCAGCCCGGCAACGCCGGCGGCATGCACCACGTCTGCGACGCCACCCGCCAGCTGATGGGCCGGGCCGGGGCCACCCAGATCGCCGACTGCGACCGGGCCTTCGTGTCCGGCAACGGCGGGGTGCTCAGCGAACAAGAAGCCCTCGTGCTGGAAGGGGATTGA